Proteins from a single region of Synchiropus splendidus isolate RoL2022-P1 chromosome 3, RoL_Sspl_1.0, whole genome shotgun sequence:
- the LOC128755880 gene encoding leukotriene B4 receptor 1-like, translated as MADSYSTPPANVSSGSIVGNSVATAVGAVILSLVFLLGVPGNAFIIWSILARARRQSITTLLILNLAIADGSLMALTPFFIIYLVMGTWVFGAVMCKILFYLCLLNMYASIHLIMLMSLHRLVAVLWPRRVSSVTGQRTVMRLLAGVWVLVMVASVPAMIFRDVETRDKRKVCDSYHNPESKAVIQYMLELVLGFLIPYSVIVMSYICILRKIRQTKFQRRIRSEKLILAIVLTFCIFWLPYHVVNMVHVAWALHPEGRRKTILENIWKNGRAVSSSVAFMSSCANPVLYFFAGKSYIRREGFSFMARLFEGTALDLASRKWRQNSQNSRDKDKEAANTMIKSNQSENMANSSPQSKPVSNGKSRTRGHEDPDRPDACKD; from the exons ATGGCCGATAGCTACTCAACACCACCTGCCAATGTGAGCAGTGGCTCCATTGTGGGTAACTCAGTAGCAACGGCAGTGGGTGCCGTGATCCTCAGCTTGGTCTTCCTACTGGGCGTTCCTGGAAATGCGTTCATCATCTGGAGCATCCTGGCACGAGCACGAAGACAGTCAATCACCACGCTTCTTATCCTCAACCTGGCCATTGCCGATGGTTCTCTGATGGCTCTTACACCATTCTTCATCATCTACCTGGTGATGGGCACCTGGGTGTTCGGGGCAGTGATGTGCAAAATCCTCTTCTACTTATGTTTGCTCAACATGTACGCCTCCATCCACCTCATCATGCTGATGAGCCTGCACCGGCTGGTGGCCGTGCTGTGGCCACGGCGTGTCAGCTCTGTCACCGGCCAGAGGACCGTGATGCGCCTGCTGGCCGGGGTGTGGGTGCTGGTCATGGTTGCCTCCGTTCCAGCCATGATATTCAGAGATGTGGAGACgagagacaaaagaaaagtgTGTGATTCCTACCATAATCCTGAAAGTAAA GCAGTTATCCAGTACATGCTGGAGCTTGTTTTGGGATTTTTAATTCCTTATAGCGTCATTGTCATGAGCTACATCTGCATCCTGCGGAAGATCAGACAGACCAAGTTCCAGCGGCGCATTCGTAGTGAGAAGCTGATCTTAGCCATCGTGCTGACATTCTGCATCTTTTGGTTGCCCTATCACGTCGTCAACATGGTGCAT GTAGCATGGGCTCTGCATCCAGAGGGGCGAAGGAAGACAAT ACTGGAAAATATTTGGAAAAACGGCCGAGCCGTcagctcctctgtggccttcatGAGCAGCTGCGCGAACCCGGTCCTGTACTTCTTTGCTGGAAAGTCGTACATCAGACGAGAAGGATTTTCTTTCATGGCCCGTTTATTTGAGGGGACAGCACTGGACTTGGCCTCCAGGAAGTGGAGGCAGAACAGCCAGAACAGCCGTGACAAAGACAAAGAGGCTGCCAACACAATGATAAAGTCTAACCAGTCAGAGAACATGGCCAACTCAAGTCCACAGAGTAAGCCAGTCTCAAATGGCAAGTCAAGGACACGAGGACATGAGGATCCTGACAGGCCGGATGCTTGTAAAGATTGA